A part of Desulfobacterales bacterium genomic DNA contains:
- a CDS encoding cold-shock protein — MANGTVKWFNDRKGFGFIEQEDGPDVFVHHSGIKAEGFKSLNEGDKVTFDIEKGQKGPSAVNVTVV; from the coding sequence ATGGCGAATGGAACTGTAAAATGGTTTAACGATCGAAAAGGGTTCGGATTCATTGAGCAGGAAGATGGGCCGGATGTGTTTGTTCATCATTCCGGAATCAAGGCAGAAGGTTTTAAATCTCTCAATGAAGGCGACAAGGTTACCTTTGACATAGAGAAGGGACAAAAAGGTCCTTCCGCTGTGAATGTCACGGTGGTCTAA